A genome region from Labilibaculum antarcticum includes the following:
- a CDS encoding sensor histidine kinase, giving the protein MLYKTIHDTQIIDKELADKVKNTDALHAVEMEVMEWSENRGSLVSQLTKQEKYRKEFIGNVSHELKTPIFNIQGYVLTLLDGGLEDESINRTYLERTEKSINRMITIVKDLEVISKLESGELKLCFERFNIIDLINEVLEMQEMRAKKNNIKLVFAQQNDNSKFVYADKKEIFQVLNNLLVNSIKYSRPKGTTHIEVMSMDKTFLVEIRDNGIGIEADNLPRIFERFFRVDKSRSRNMGGSGLGLAIVKHIIDAHNQSINVSSTYGEGTSFTFTLDKAK; this is encoded by the coding sequence ATGCTTTATAAGACGATTCATGATACTCAGATAATCGATAAGGAATTGGCTGATAAAGTTAAAAACACCGATGCTTTGCATGCAGTGGAAATGGAAGTCATGGAATGGAGCGAAAACAGAGGATCCTTGGTTTCACAATTAACGAAACAAGAAAAATACCGAAAAGAATTTATTGGTAATGTTTCTCATGAATTAAAGACACCAATCTTTAATATTCAAGGCTATGTTCTTACTTTATTAGATGGTGGCTTGGAAGATGAATCAATTAACAGGACTTATTTGGAGCGAACCGAGAAAAGTATCAATCGTATGATTACAATTGTGAAGGATCTTGAGGTAATTTCAAAACTTGAATCAGGTGAACTGAAATTGTGTTTTGAACGGTTCAATATTATTGATTTAATAAATGAAGTTTTGGAAATGCAGGAAATGAGAGCCAAAAAGAATAATATCAAGCTTGTTTTTGCACAACAAAACGATAATTCTAAATTTGTTTATGCAGACAAAAAGGAAATTTTTCAGGTACTAAATAATTTACTCGTAAATTCGATTAAATATAGCCGACCTAAAGGAACTACTCATATTGAAGTAATGAGTATGGATAAAACGTTTCTGGTTGAAATTCGGGATAACGGTATCGGGATTGAAGCAGATAATCTTCCCCGAATTTTTGAACGCTTTTTTAGAGTAGACAAAAGCCGATCCCGAAATATGGGAGGTTCAGGATTGGGCCTAGCTATAGTCAAACACATTATCGATGCTCACAATCAAAGTATAAATGTGAGCAGTACATATGGGGAAGGAACCAGTTTTACGTTTACACTGGATAAAGCGAAATAA
- a CDS encoding response regulator transcription factor: protein MESSNYKILLVDDESDILEFLSYNLKKEGFQVATAGNGVEAIEKAKKFHPHLIILDVMMPEMDGIETCEKIRSIPDFQDVLISFLTARGEDYSQIAGFDAGADDYINKPIKPKVFISRVNALLKRSGRISDDTSNPSTRLITIGNLSIDRERYLVIQNGKEFSLPRKEFELLLLLVSRPEKVFTRDDIYAAIWGEKIIVGDRTIDVHIRKLREKIGDRFIQTIKGVGYKFVDVD, encoded by the coding sequence ATGGAAAGTAGCAATTACAAGATTTTATTGGTTGACGATGAATCTGATATTCTTGAGTTTTTGAGTTATAACCTAAAGAAAGAAGGTTTTCAGGTTGCCACAGCAGGAAATGGTGTTGAAGCCATCGAAAAAGCGAAAAAATTTCATCCCCATTTAATTATTTTAGATGTGATGATGCCAGAAATGGATGGAATTGAAACTTGTGAAAAAATTCGATCCATACCAGATTTTCAGGATGTATTGATTTCTTTCTTAACTGCACGTGGAGAAGATTATTCACAAATTGCGGGTTTTGATGCAGGAGCTGATGACTATATCAATAAACCAATTAAGCCGAAGGTATTTATTAGCAGGGTAAATGCTCTTTTGAAGAGATCAGGACGAATTTCCGATGATACTTCTAATCCATCAACCAGATTGATTACGATTGGCAATTTATCAATTGATAGGGAACGTTATCTTGTTATTCAAAACGGAAAAGAGTTTTCATTGCCAAGAAAAGAATTTGAATTGTTACTGTTATTGGTATCGCGCCCGGAAAAAGTATTTACCCGTGATGATATTTATGCTGCTATTTGGGGCGAAAAAATTATTGTGGGAGATCGCACAATAGATGTACACATTCGAAAACTACGAGAGAAAATCGGCGATCGTTTTATCCAAACCATAAAAGGGGTAGGATATAAATTTGTTGATGTAGATTAA
- a CDS encoding ComF family protein, with translation MTLKDSISIWFNDFVNLFYPRLCEACGNYLFKNEETICTRCLFHLPKTDFHLNKNNPVSILFWGRVTINYAASYYTFSKGSQFQKLIHKLKYHNKQDIGIALGKHFGESLKKTDFFKDIDVIIPVPLHPKKEKIRGYNQAKLVAVGLGQSMQKPIVSDNLIRKIHTESQTKKNKLERWENVDNIFELVEPSSLINKHILLVDDVVTTGSTLESCAHALLKAEGAKVSIATLAYA, from the coding sequence ATGACTTTAAAAGACTCTATATCAATATGGTTTAATGACTTCGTTAATTTATTTTATCCCAGACTGTGCGAGGCTTGTGGCAATTACCTGTTTAAAAATGAAGAGACAATATGTACCAGGTGTTTGTTTCATTTGCCAAAAACTGATTTTCATCTAAATAAAAATAATCCTGTTTCAATACTATTCTGGGGCAGGGTAACTATTAATTATGCCGCTTCATATTATACTTTCAGCAAAGGGAGTCAATTTCAGAAATTGATTCATAAATTGAAATATCACAATAAACAAGACATTGGAATTGCATTGGGAAAACACTTTGGAGAAAGCTTGAAAAAGACAGATTTTTTTAAGGATATTGATGTTATTATTCCTGTTCCTCTTCATCCAAAGAAAGAAAAAATCAGAGGATACAATCAAGCCAAATTAGTAGCTGTCGGACTTGGCCAATCGATGCAGAAACCTATTGTTTCCGATAACTTAATTCGAAAGATTCATACCGAATCACAAACTAAAAAGAACAAATTAGAAAGATGGGAAAATGTAGATAATATATTTGAACTAGTGGAGCCATCGAGTCTAATTAACAAACACATTCTATTGGTAGATGATGTTGTAACCACGGGTTCCACCTTAGAATCGTGTGCTCATGCCTTATTAAAAGCCGAGGGGGCAAAAGTTAGTATCGCCACCCTGGCATATGCCTAG
- a CDS encoding carboxypeptidase-like regulatory domain-containing protein gives MKKLVFLFVTLLVLGLESQAVKVVTPVGDKEMEVAEMATITTTSLSGVVLDTETGEALTGVAIRFEGSNETVYTDFDGNFKITNVVPGNYNILSSYISYKDNKLKNVNVNGVNNVIRLVLKQD, from the coding sequence ATGAAAAAATTAGTATTCCTTTTTGTTACTCTACTTGTTTTAGGACTTGAAAGTCAGGCTGTAAAAGTAGTTACGCCTGTGGGCGATAAAGAAATGGAAGTTGCTGAGATGGCAACAATAACAACAACAAGTTTATCTGGTGTTGTTTTGGATACTGAAACCGGCGAAGCTTTAACAGGAGTTGCTATCCGTTTCGAAGGATCAAACGAAACAGTTTACACAGATTTTGATGGAAATTTTAAAATTACTAATGTGGTTCCAGGAAATTACAACATCTTATCAAGTTACATTTCTTATAAGGACAATAAATTAAAAAATGTGAATGTGAATGGTGTAAACAATGTTATTCGCCTGGTTCTTAAACAGGATTAA
- a CDS encoding toxin-antitoxin system YwqK family antitoxin, protein MSRKLTIVLGILFCLITNHSISQVIKEVEGLYYNTSGDLYTGTYTEFYDSGNKRIEMNLFEGKRNGKITLFFENEKIQEVRSYDSGLMDGTWITWNDNSVKIAEAAYKRNKKHGKWYIWDDNGVKRYEMEYKEGEKVGTWYIWDEDGNLLKERKF, encoded by the coding sequence ATGAGTAGAAAGTTAACAATTGTTTTAGGCATTTTATTTTGTCTGATTACAAATCACTCTATTTCCCAGGTGATTAAGGAAGTTGAAGGATTGTATTACAATACCTCGGGAGATCTGTATACCGGAACATATACCGAATTTTACGACAGCGGTAATAAGCGGATAGAAATGAATTTGTTTGAAGGAAAACGAAATGGAAAGATTACGCTTTTCTTTGAGAATGAAAAAATTCAAGAAGTTCGTTCTTATGATAGTGGTTTAATGGACGGAACCTGGATAACCTGGAATGATAATTCTGTGAAAATTGCGGAGGCAGCTTACAAACGGAATAAGAAACATGGTAAATGGTATATCTGGGACGACAATGGTGTTAAACGATATGAAATGGAATACAAGGAGGGTGAAAAAGTTGGAACCTGGTATATTTGGGATGAAGATGGAAACCTTCTAAAAGAACGTAAGTTTTAG
- a CDS encoding energy transducer TonB family protein, giving the protein MGTISFHMLLIIILLSFKLNTKREFLESEIFFDIPAEMAEQFLKEEKEKMEEAIEEKNSEISKSVDELLRSIAVNQNVAKSNPDPKQNVEKMIEEIRKDLDEYGSDDAPNGSEDLKEFKKDSLTAAEAKEKQKLLDALESIEYSGPSSVYYSLEGRHKIYLPIPVFKCEGEGLIVVQIWVSQAGRVIQSKILEKESGVQDDCLFEAALNASRKTRFNVSPSSPEEQIGKITYQFVRQ; this is encoded by the coding sequence ATGGGAACGATTTCTTTTCACATGCTCTTGATTATTATCCTTTTGTCCTTTAAATTAAACACGAAGAGAGAATTTTTGGAATCGGAAATATTTTTTGATATCCCAGCAGAAATGGCGGAACAATTTTTGAAAGAAGAAAAGGAAAAGATGGAAGAAGCGATTGAAGAAAAAAATTCTGAAATATCTAAAAGTGTAGACGAACTTCTTCGATCAATTGCCGTAAACCAAAACGTTGCAAAATCGAACCCCGATCCTAAACAAAATGTCGAGAAGATGATTGAGGAGATTCGGAAGGATTTGGATGAGTATGGTTCCGATGATGCGCCTAATGGTTCCGAAGATTTAAAAGAATTTAAAAAGGATAGTTTGACAGCTGCTGAGGCGAAGGAAAAACAAAAACTTTTAGATGCCTTGGAGAGTATTGAATACAGTGGACCAAGCAGTGTTTATTATAGTTTAGAAGGTCGACATAAAATTTATTTGCCAATTCCTGTCTTTAAATGTGAAGGAGAAGGCTTAATTGTAGTTCAGATATGGGTTAGTCAAGCAGGTAGAGTAATTCAGTCTAAGATATTGGAAAAGGAGTCGGGCGTACAGGATGATTGTTTATTTGAGGCTGCACTAAATGCTTCCCGAAAAACCAGATTTAACGTAAGCCCTAGTAGTCCTGAGGAGCAAATTGGTAAAATAACCTATCAGTTTGTTAGGCAATAA
- a CDS encoding glycoside hydrolase family 16 protein, producing MNFFLAYKLRKASDTVSVENKRDALRKNFEEFEAFSISEELKDYFDLEAYVLSEKFKSNRKLIEGKSYKKSELFKDEKDFKRFQRSKKFKIYFRLKGSSELSTFELTKVSPEIERFKELDALVHSVNFNKKEQAEELKEFKLIKNYQHIKDFFKFEKSKSYKIYKELEGSKELEDYLKLEEKISSDEFQKEKLDLLDKKRFEKTEDFKKHQEYFRLKESDKYKKYFALKNKNPFGELKKWELTFSDEFDSKSLNEEKWINKYFWGDKLLNKGYSLNSDLHTFTDGKNIGYSDSSIVLQARKEKHNGLLWNPAMGFVPKEFDYTSAIINTGKSFRQKYGRFEAKIKLTNPNQVSHSFWMVADKNLPHIDVLKTSGDGKLLMGNYWGTDNQINSKQFKIKGIDISKGHFIYSLDWNKNELVWKINDVVVKTQTEGVPHDPMYLNFSMGIIKEQQSVNASLEIDWVRCYKIKE from the coding sequence ATGAACTTTTTTTTAGCATACAAACTTCGTAAAGCTTCTGATACTGTAAGTGTTGAAAACAAAAGAGATGCACTTAGAAAGAACTTCGAGGAATTTGAAGCTTTTTCAATTTCAGAAGAATTAAAGGATTATTTTGATCTTGAAGCTTATGTTCTGTCTGAAAAATTTAAATCGAACAGAAAATTGATAGAAGGCAAGAGCTATAAAAAGAGTGAGCTTTTTAAAGACGAAAAAGATTTTAAACGTTTTCAAAGATCAAAGAAATTCAAAATCTATTTTCGATTGAAGGGATCGAGTGAATTATCTACTTTCGAACTGACGAAAGTATCACCGGAAATTGAGCGTTTTAAGGAATTGGATGCTCTTGTACACTCCGTTAATTTCAATAAAAAGGAACAAGCCGAGGAATTAAAGGAGTTTAAGCTGATAAAAAATTATCAGCACATTAAAGACTTCTTTAAATTTGAAAAATCGAAGTCTTATAAGATTTATAAAGAGCTTGAGGGTTCAAAAGAACTGGAAGACTATTTAAAATTGGAAGAAAAGATTAGTTCCGACGAATTCCAGAAAGAAAAATTGGACTTACTGGATAAAAAAAGATTCGAAAAGACGGAAGATTTTAAGAAACATCAGGAATATTTTAGATTAAAAGAATCTGATAAGTATAAAAAGTACTTTGCTCTTAAAAATAAAAATCCGTTTGGTGAATTGAAAAAATGGGAATTAACCTTCTCCGATGAATTTGATTCTAAATCTTTAAACGAAGAGAAGTGGATTAATAAATATTTCTGGGGTGATAAGTTGTTGAATAAAGGATACAGTTTAAATTCCGATTTACATACGTTTACCGATGGTAAAAATATTGGTTATTCTGATTCTTCAATTGTATTGCAGGCACGAAAGGAGAAACACAATGGGTTGTTATGGAATCCTGCAATGGGTTTTGTTCCTAAAGAATTTGATTACACATCGGCCATTATCAATACTGGAAAATCGTTTCGCCAAAAATATGGTCGTTTCGAAGCTAAAATTAAGCTTACAAACCCAAATCAAGTGAGCCATTCATTTTGGATGGTAGCTGATAAAAATTTGCCTCATATTGATGTTTTAAAGACTTCGGGTGATGGTAAACTACTAATGGGGAACTATTGGGGAACTGATAATCAAATAAATTCGAAGCAGTTCAAAATAAAAGGAATTGACATTTCGAAAGGTCACTTTATTTACAGTTTGGATTGGAATAAAAATGAGTTGGTTTGGAAGATAAATGATGTGGTCGTGAAAACACAGACCGAAGGAGTTCCACACGATCCAATGTATTTAAATTTTAGCATGGGGATTATCAAAGAACAACAAAGTGTGAATGCATCGCTCGAAATTGATTGGGTCAGATGCTATAAAATAAAGGAATAA